In the Gossypium arboreum isolate Shixiya-1 chromosome 10, ASM2569848v2, whole genome shotgun sequence genome, one interval contains:
- the LOC108455404 gene encoding cytosolic sulfotransferase 14-like yields MGPIEADIPETQRSIKLNTPQASSMADQSIPSDDQLPQKYTPNFTYFQGFWCPSQLVPNITAFQNHFQALDDDIVLASKPKTCTAWLKALAFSILNRHRCPLSNSPLASPNPHDLVPYFEMTLYNNGCHPDFADVSSPRLFATHLPYHALAESIKNSKARIAIGLAPFWAHVLDYRKQSTANPNKVLFLKYEEMKGNPVGQIKKVAEFMGCPFSEEEEKAGAIDEIAEFCSLSNLKNLELNKSGSLKTMKRQTNSFLRKGDCTTGSLKQRPGIASRGTPL; encoded by the exons ATGGGACCTATTGAAGCTGATATCCCAGAAACCCAGCGAAGCATTAAATTAAACACTCCTCAAGCTTCATCAATGGCTGACCAAAGCATCCCCAGCGACGACCAACTGCCCCAAAAATATACCCCAAATTTCACTTATTTCCAAGGCTTTTGGTGCCCATCCCAGCTTGTTCCCAACATAACAGCCTTCCAAAACCACTTCCAAGCCCTCGACGACGACATCGTTCTAGCCAGCAAGCCTAAAACCTGCACCGCCTGGTTGAAAGCACTGGCTTTCTCCATCCTCAACCGCCACCGTTGCCCACTTTCCAACTCCCCCTTGGCTTCTCCAAACCCTCACGATCTCGTCCCTTACTTCGAAATGACACTATATAACAACGGTTGCCACCCTGATTTTGCCGACGTTTCATCACCCAGGCTGTTCGCCACACACCTTCCTTACCATGCATTGGCGGAATCCATCAAAAACTCCAAAGCCCGTATC GCGATAGGGTTGGCACCTTTCTGGGCCCATGTTCTTGATTACCGGAAACAATCAACGGCGAACCCGAACAAGGTCTTGTTCCTCAAATACGAAGAAATGAAAGGAAACCCAGTGGGTCAAATAAAAAAGGTGGCGGAGTTCATGGGATGTCCGTTCTCAGAGGAGGAAGAGAAAGCGGGTGCCATTGATGAAATAGCCGAGTTCTGCAGCTTGAGCAACCTCAAGAACCTGGAATTGAACAAAAGCGGCAGCCTCAAAACCATGAAACGACAAACCAACTCTTTCTTAAGGAAAG GTGATTGCACCACCGGATCTTTAAAACAACGTCCCGGAATAGCATCCCGAGGAACACCATTGTAA